In Streptococcus parasuis, the following proteins share a genomic window:
- a CDS encoding TM2 domain-containing protein, with translation MNYLQNYILSKSSYLPSDKLFILQKELEDLDDEALNVLMMVEMRQPLVALILAIFFGEFGVDRFYVGNKELGFAKLIAFAVSFVTLFILIGFLLFLGLYLWKFIDCFLIMRACKEANFERLMLQIHQYKAFQYSNQTF, from the coding sequence ATGAATTATCTTCAGAATTATATTTTAAGTAAAAGCAGTTATTTGCCATCTGATAAGTTATTCATTCTGCAAAAAGAACTAGAAGATTTAGATGATGAGGCTTTAAACGTTCTTATGATGGTTGAGATGCGTCAACCTCTTGTCGCTCTTATTTTGGCTATTTTCTTCGGTGAGTTTGGTGTCGACCGTTTTTATGTCGGGAATAAAGAATTGGGATTTGCCAAGCTGATTGCTTTTGCAGTATCTTTTGTTACGCTATTTATCTTGATTGGGTTTTTGTTATTTTTGGGACTTTATTTGTGGAAGTTTATTGATTGCTTCTTGATCATGCGAGCATGTAAGGAGGCTAACTTTGAGCGTTTGATGCTACAAATCCATCAATATAAGGCTTTTCAGTATAGCAATCAGACATTTTAA
- a CDS encoding cation-translocating P-type ATPase, with product MSKEQKRDLFYTQSEEQVLSSMGSSLDGLSSDEASKRLADYGRNELEEGEKRTLLAKFLDQFKDLMIIILIAAAILTVITEGSHGLTDAIIILAVVILNAAFGVYQEGQAEAAIEALKNMSSPVARALRDNHVVEVDSKDLVPGDIVLLEAGDVVPADMRLLEANSLKIEEAALTGESVPVDKDLSAVLAEDAPIGDRVNMAYQNSNVTYGRGLGVVTNTGMYTEVGHIAGMLANADETDTPLKQNLNQLSKVLTYAVLAIAAITMAVSVFVRGEGILPALMTSVALAVAAIPEGLPAIVTVVLSLGTQVLAKRNSIIRKLPAVETLGSTEIIASDKTGTLTMNQMTVEKVYTNGQLIDAKEALDASNTTLRVMNFANDTKVDPTGKLIGDPTETALVQFGLDQNFDVREVLVSEPRVAELPFDSTRKLMSTVHQQAAGNFFVAVKGAPDQLLKRVTQIEENGTIRPITDADKQAILATNKDLAKQALRVLMMAYKYVDAIPELESDIVENDLVFSGLVGMIDPERPEAAEAVRVAKEAGIRPIMITGDHQDTAEAIAKRLGIIDPNDTEDHVFTGAELNELTDEEFQKVFKQYSVYARVSPEHKVRIVKAWQNDGKVVAMTGDGVNDAPSLKTADIGIGMGITGTEVSKGASDMVLADDNFATIIVAVEEGRKVFSNIQKTIQYLLSANTAEVLCIFLATLFGWDVLDPVHLLWINLVTDTLPAIALGVEPAEPGVMQHKPRGRNSSFFSGGVMSSIIYQGILQTALVLGVYGFALLFPEHSTYEEIHADALTMSYLTLGLIQLVHAFNVKSVYQSIFTVGPFKNRLFNWSIVAAFLLLMATIVIPGFNTFFHVTHLSMTQWLVAIIGSGLMIVIVEIVKFVQRKLGLDEKAI from the coding sequence TTGTCAAAAGAACAAAAACGCGATTTGTTTTATACACAGAGCGAAGAGCAAGTATTGTCAAGCATGGGGTCTTCTTTAGACGGTTTGTCTAGTGATGAGGCAAGTAAACGTCTAGCAGACTATGGTCGTAACGAATTGGAAGAGGGTGAAAAGCGTACCCTTCTAGCTAAATTCTTAGATCAGTTCAAAGATTTGATGATTATTATTTTGATTGCCGCAGCCATCTTGACGGTGATTACAGAAGGTTCTCACGGTTTGACGGATGCCATCATCATCTTGGCTGTAGTTATTTTGAACGCTGCTTTTGGTGTTTATCAAGAAGGTCAGGCAGAGGCAGCCATCGAAGCGCTGAAAAACATGTCAAGTCCAGTGGCGCGTGCGCTTCGTGACAACCATGTAGTCGAAGTGGATTCTAAAGACTTAGTACCAGGGGACATCGTTTTGCTTGAAGCAGGTGATGTTGTCCCAGCTGATATGCGTTTGTTGGAAGCTAACTCCCTCAAAATTGAAGAGGCAGCTCTTACAGGTGAATCTGTACCGGTTGATAAAGATTTATCAGCAGTTTTAGCAGAAGATGCACCGATCGGTGACCGAGTTAATATGGCCTACCAAAACTCAAACGTTACCTATGGTCGTGGTTTGGGTGTTGTAACGAATACTGGTATGTATACTGAAGTTGGTCACATCGCCGGAATGCTGGCTAATGCTGATGAAACAGACACACCATTGAAACAAAATCTGAACCAATTGTCCAAGGTATTGACCTATGCTGTTCTTGCAATTGCTGCCATTACAATGGCTGTTTCAGTTTTTGTACGTGGTGAAGGAATCTTGCCAGCCCTTATGACATCTGTTGCCCTTGCGGTTGCAGCCATTCCTGAAGGTTTGCCTGCCATTGTAACAGTTGTCCTTTCACTTGGTACTCAAGTATTGGCTAAACGAAACTCTATCATTCGTAAATTGCCAGCCGTTGAGACTCTTGGTTCAACTGAAATCATTGCATCAGATAAGACTGGTACATTGACTATGAACCAAATGACTGTTGAGAAAGTCTATACAAACGGTCAATTGATTGATGCTAAAGAAGCTTTAGATGCAAGCAATACAACGCTTCGTGTTATGAACTTTGCCAACGATACAAAAGTTGATCCAACTGGTAAATTGATTGGTGACCCAACTGAAACGGCACTTGTTCAATTTGGTTTGGATCAAAACTTTGATGTTCGTGAAGTATTGGTTTCTGAGCCTCGTGTGGCAGAATTACCATTTGACTCAACACGTAAGTTGATGTCAACAGTTCACCAACAAGCTGCAGGTAATTTCTTTGTAGCTGTTAAAGGTGCCCCAGACCAATTGCTCAAACGTGTAACGCAAATTGAAGAAAATGGGACAATTCGTCCGATTACCGATGCGGATAAACAAGCCATTCTTGCTACTAACAAGGACTTGGCTAAGCAAGCACTTCGTGTCTTGATGATGGCATACAAGTATGTTGATGCTATTCCTGAATTGGAATCAGACATTGTTGAAAATGATCTTGTCTTCTCAGGTTTGGTTGGTATGATTGACCCTGAGCGTCCTGAGGCGGCAGAAGCAGTTCGTGTTGCTAAGGAAGCTGGCATCCGTCCAATCATGATTACGGGTGACCACCAAGATACAGCTGAAGCAATTGCGAAACGTCTTGGCATTATTGATCCAAACGACACTGAAGACCATGTATTCACAGGTGCTGAGCTCAATGAGTTGACTGATGAAGAATTCCAAAAAGTCTTCAAACAATATTCAGTTTATGCTCGTGTTTCCCCAGAGCACAAGGTTCGTATCGTTAAGGCTTGGCAAAATGATGGTAAGGTTGTAGCTATGACAGGTGACGGTGTGAATGATGCGCCATCACTTAAGACAGCCGACATCGGTATCGGGATGGGTATCACGGGTACAGAAGTTTCTAAAGGTGCATCTGATATGGTACTTGCGGATGATAACTTTGCGACCATTATCGTTGCGGTGGAAGAAGGACGTAAAGTCTTCTCAAACATCCAAAAAACAATCCAGTATCTCTTGTCAGCTAACACTGCTGAGGTATTGTGTATTTTCCTTGCAACCCTCTTTGGTTGGGATGTACTTGATCCAGTTCATCTTTTATGGATTAACTTGGTAACAGATACACTTCCAGCTATCGCCCTTGGTGTTGAACCAGCTGAACCTGGTGTGATGCAACATAAGCCTCGTGGACGTAACTCAAGTTTCTTCTCAGGCGGTGTTATGAGTTCTATTATTTACCAAGGTATTCTTCAAACTGCATTAGTTTTAGGTGTATATGGTTTTGCGCTACTTTTCCCTGAACATAGCACATATGAAGAAATTCATGCAGATGCGTTGACCATGTCTTACTTGACTCTTGGATTGATTCAATTAGTACATGCATTTAACGTGAAATCGGTATATCAATCAATCTTTACAGTTGGTCCATTTAAGAATAGACTCTTTAACTGGTCAATTGTGGCAGCCTTCTTGCTACTGATGGCAACGATTGTCATTCCAGGATTTAATACATTCTTCCATGTGACACATCTAAGTATGACACAATGGTTAGTAGCAATCATTGGTTCAGGCCTTATGATTGTTATTGTAGAGATTGTTAAATTTGTTCAACGTAAGTTGGGATTGGATGAAAAAGCTATCTAA